In Flavobacterium hankyongi, the genomic window TAACAGCTCGTACACGTTTTAACGAAGCTGTGAAACCATACAACACTCACATCAAAACTTTCCCTAACAGCTTGTTAGCAGGTATGTTTGGATTTACAGAAAAAGCATATTTTGATGCTGTTGCAGGTGCTGAAAAAGCTCCCGAAGTAGAATTCAACTTTGACAACAAAGAAGATAAAAAATAATGTCTGTTACAGAAGATTTTCTAACAAGCCAAGAGGAACAAGCCATTGTTGATGCTATACACACGGCCGAAAAAAATACTTCTGGCGAAATTAGAGTTCATATAGAAGCAAAAAATGAGAAACCTCCGTTCGATAGAGCCAAGGAGGTTTTCTTTACCCTTAACATGAATGCTACTTTAGCTAGAAACGGAGTCCTTTTCTATGTAAATGTCTCTAATAAATCGTTTGTTATTTTAGGTGACGAAGGTATTAATACTGTCGTTGAAGATGATTTTTGGGACTGTACTAAAGACATCGTTCTCCAACATTTTAAAGAGAAAAAGTTTAAGGATGGATTAGTAGCTGGAATACTTAGAGCTGGAGAAAGACTAAAAACTTATTTCCCATTTCATCCTGATGACACAAACGAATTATCTAACGAAATTTCTAAATCATAAATGATACAATTTGTATTAAGAATGGTAAAACTAATAGTAATGTTAACTATTTTATTGTTGCATTACGTTGGATTTTCCCAGTACACAATACCTGAAGTTCCTAAATTTCAAACCAGTGTTTATGATTATGCTAATTTGCTTCAAGAAAACGAAAAACAGCAACTTGAAAACAAATTAGTCAAATATTCCGACTCTACTACAACTCAAATAGTTGCCATTACTATTGATGATTTAAAAGGCGAAGATATTAGTCAACTCGCTACAAAATGGGCACATACTTGGGGAATTGGTCAAGCTAAAGAAGATAATGGAATTTTAATTCTACTTTCTAAAAATGACAGAAAAATACACATTGTAAACGGATATGGTGTTGAAGATCGAATGACTGCTGGAATAACTGGCGAAATTATACGCAATGTTATAGTTCCTGAATTTAAAGCAGGTAGTTATTATAATGGTCTTGATAAAGGAGTCGATGCTATTTTTGATGTTTTAAAAGGAAAATACAAAGGCGAAAGAAAAAAAGACAATGACGATGGAAGTGCTGGAGTATTTATTATCATTTTAATATTTATAATTATAATTATAATTTTATCCAATCGCAACCGAAGAGGTGGAGGTGGAAACGGAGGACGTTTTTCTGGACCAGATTTAGCCGACATAATCATTTTAAGTAGTCTAGGGCGTAGCTCATCAGGAGGTGGCTGGTCATCAGGCGGCGGTTTTGGAGGAGGATCTGGAGGCTTTGGCGGAGGCTTTGGCGGCGGAGGTTTCTCTGGTGGTGGAGCTGGCGGAAGCTGGTAATTCTTAAAATTACACTATGAAATACATTCAAGTTTTCACTGTTTTTTTATTAATTCTATTAAACAATTGTAATTCATTTTCACAAGAAAAAGAATTTCCAAAGCAAATTGGATATGTAAATGACTTTCAAAATATCTTTAATGAAGATGAAAAAAATGATTTGGAGAATATAATTTCTGATTATGAAAAAAAATCATCAAATGAAATTGTAATAATTAGCATCGATTTTGATGGAAGTCAGGAAGAATTTAAGACTTATACCTTAAATCTTTCTAATCATTGGGCTGTTGGAAAACAAAATAAAGATAATGGCTTGACAATTTCAATCAGTTCCAAAGAAAAGCTAATCCGAATTAACACTGGAACACAAACCCAAAACATTCTGACTGACTCAATTTGTAACAACATTCTACAGCAGACAATCATTCCTGAATTTAAAAAAGGCAGTTATTATAATGGAGTTAAAAAAGGTATCGAAAATCTTATAAAAGTTTGGAAGAATTAAAGATAAATAACTCATCTCACTTTACTCCTCATAACAAAATAATGCAGTAAAGTTGGAAAGAAACGCTTAAAATATATACCAAGCGTTTCTTTTCTTCCTATGTAAACTTCAAATTTTTGCTTTTCAATAGCTTTAACCATTTTTTGAGCAAAAGCAGAAACTGACAATCCATTTTTTGTCGCTTCATCATCGGTTATTTGTTTTGAGCCATCTGCAGTTAAGGCATTTTTAGCCACATTGGTCTGAATAAACCCAGGACAAATCATTGTTACACTAATTCCGTCTTTTTGATGCTCCATTCGCAACACATCAAAAAAACCATGCAAAGCGTGCTTTGCTCCACAATAACCAGAACGATAAGGTGAACCAAATTTCCCCATCAAACTGGTTACGACAGCAAAATGTCCGGACTGATTCTCAATAAAATGTGGAAGGATGGCTTTTGCTAGAGCGACATTGGCCAAATAATCTACTTCAATAAGTTTTTTGTCTACTTCAAAACTAGTTTCTACAATCAAGGAACGTTGGCTCACACCTCCATTACATATTAGTACATCTATCTTTCCGAATAACGAAATTGCTTTGGCGACATTATTTTTAGTATTATCAAAATCGGCTAAATCAAAAGACAAAATTTCAGTTGTCACATTACAGTTTCCTTTTACTCTTTCAAGCTCTGTAACATTACGCCCAGAAAGAATAAGTCTGCAATTCTTTTTTGCTAATTCATAAGCCAAGCCCTCTCCTATTCCCGAAGAAGCTCCCGTTATCCAAACAATTTTGTCTCTGATATCCATAACGCAATATAACTATATTAACCCTAAGGATATCGTTAAATACCTTAAAAAATAGAGTCTTTTTCCTGTATAAAATCAGTTGTTTAACTTGAAACCCAATCCTTTAAAAGAATAAAATTTGTATTTCAACACATTATGAATCAAATAATTACAAACTAAAATTTTTAAGATTATGAAAAACATTTTTAAAGGCACATTAAAAGGGCAATTGTGCGATGATTGTCTGGAATATATTGCCAATGTGGAGGTACTATTATATCTCCCATACAGAAAAGAAGTTTTTAGCACTGCAGTTGCAGATGCGAAGGAAACGTTTCATTTAGTAACTAAAGAAGAAGCTAAACAAAGGGAAAATCTTTTAATTGCTAAAACTTTCACTGATGAAAACGGAAATTTTCAATTTAGTATTGATGAAAAATATGCTAATTCAGCATTCGACATCGACTTTATTTGCGGTACCGTTCCGCCTAAAATTCCAAAACCAAAGAGAATAGAACCACTTCAATTTCAAATCACTACATTAGTAATGGAGTGGAGAAGAAATGAGTTTGAAGAGTTCAATTTCTTTAATTGGACGCATGAAATTTCATATAAATTCTGGTGTTACATTCGAGGATATTACTTTGATGCATGGGTTATTTGTGGTCACTTGGTAAACTGTAAAACAAATACTCCTATTGCCAACGCAAAAGTCACTGCTTTTGATGCCGATTTTTTGACTGATGATAACTTAGGTACTGCAACAACTGATAGCAATGGGCATTTTAGAATCGATTATTCTTCAATCAAATTTAAACAGACTTTCCTATCTCCTCTTATTAATGTCGAAACAGATCCCAGCTTACCATTAACTTTTCAAAGTGGTCCAGATGTTTACTTTAAAGCAGAAATAGCAGGCACAACCCTAATTAATGAAACAAGAGCTAATGCCCGAAAAAATGCTGGATATTGTCTTTGTGTAAAATTATGTTCTGAAGTAAATGTTGTAAATCCAGAAGATCCTAACTTCCCAAGTGCATGGACTGGAATTGGAAATACTTTCAGCGCTTCTTACGGCACAAACAGTTATGATTTTGATATTGATGGCTATGCAGGTTCTGGAAAAAATGCTCTGTTTGGAACCATTCGTTTAACTGGTCAAGCAGCTTTAAAATCGGCATCAGGAAATCCAATCGAATATCGTTTTTTAATTAGTGACACTACTACGCCTAACGGGAGTCCAGCTCCAGCGATTGGAAACTTCTCAAAAATTATTGGCGTAACACCTAACTTGTTCGTTCCTAGTGTTGTATCCAAATTAACTCGAAAAGTATATTCACCCATAAACAATGAAATTTTTGTAACCAGTGATCAAAGTGATTTTGACTCACAAGGTTGGTTTGATGTTAATCATGCTATTGAGAGAGCCTTGATTAATACAGGATTAACCTTAGCTGATTTATCTTCCTACAATATCATTGAAGAAGACACTTTAATTTCATTAAACACAGCTGCTTTAACAAACGCTCCAGATGTTCCTGGAAGTATAAATCCAGGTCAAGCAATTCCTGCTGCAAATAAAATTCCGATAGAGAAATTTGCGATCCGATTTGAAATTAGAGAAGTTATTAATAAACCATTGAATCAGTTTAACATTGTTCCTGGCAACGGAAAAACACTTAATTCAGTTATTATGAATAACAATGCTGTTATTTTAAAACTATCAATTGCAGAGTTAGAAGCAAATGGACTATGTACACCAATAAATGGTACTTTACATGCTAAGTACACTGTTTATCATCCGCATTTATCTTCTTCTTCATTGCATTTAAGAAATAATAGTAATACGGTGAATAGAGCAATATCGGACGGAATTGTTCCCTTAAGCGGCAATACAAATCCTGCAATTGACGAAAGAACCAGCAATAGTAGTCAATTAAACAATCCACCTAACGATATGACTCGATGTACATACATTTTAAAATTGTATGCAAGAGCCAGAATGCACAATGGAGATGTCGCCATGTCTGATAGCGGACCCATTGAACAAATTTTCTTCTATGATGTTTAGTCAGAAGAATTTTGAAACTTTAAAAGCAGCTTAACAGCTGCTTTTTTTATGCCATATAAATTTCATTAGTCTTATATCACCAAAAACCGTTAGATGATAAAGAGGAAAATCACCCTATCAAAATGAGCTTAATTCCCTGACTAATTTTTTAATACTCACACCATCTTTGCATAAGACAATAAGAAACAAAAAACGAACTATAGCTATGAAAAATTTTTTATTAACAGCTGCATTTATATTAATTGGGGAATTATTATATGCACAAACTAATTTCGATCAAGCGAAAGAAAATGAAACTAAAAAATGGGCTTGGTCACACTCTAATTTAGGAAGCGGATTAAGTTTGAATTATTTTTTTGAAAAAGACCAAACCTATGAAATCACATTTTGGGTAAAAACGTCTTCAAATGTTTCAAAACCAAACAAAAAAGTGTTACAATCTACAATTAACATCAGAACTGCTTCGAATACATCTTATGATAAATTCGAATATACGCTGCCTAATTTCACAGAATACAGCGAAGTAGTTTGGTCACAAAAAGCAGGAGAAAAATTCAATCAGTGGCAACAAAAGAAAATTTATTTTACTCCTACTTACAACAACTTACAATTATGGTTATATCCATTAATGACTGCTAATGCAAACGATAATGGAGGAGCAAGAATTGAAATGGAAATAGATAATATAGTTATTAAGAAAAGTTCAGATAAACATTTTAGTTTGTCTTCATTATAAATGAAAAGAGCAGCTGTAAGCTGCTCTTTTTGGTTCTATTATTTCTCTCTTATATAAATATCGATTGGCACTCCTGAAAAGTCCCATTTTTCTCTAATTTTATTCTCTAAAAATCGTTTATATGGATCTTTTACATACTGAGGTAAGTTAGCAAAAAACACAAACTGAGGCATTGGCGTAGGCAATTGCATACAGTATTTAATTTTGATATATTTTCCTTTAAGTGCTGGTGGTGGCATGTGCTCAATAATTGCCAGCATATGTTCGTTAAATTTAGACGTAGGAATACGTTGTTTTCTACTTTCATAAACTTGAACAGCTGTTTCAAGTGCTTTCAATAAACGTTGTTTTGTAAGGGCTGAAACGAATAGAATAGGCACATCAGTAAAAGGTTCTATTTCTTTTCTAATTTTAGCTTCGTAATCACGAGTTGACATGGTATCTTTTTCTACCAAGTCCCATTTATTTACAAGAATTACAATTCCTTTTCTGTTTTTTTCGGCCAACCAAAAAATGTTTTGATCTTGACCTTCAAAACCACGAGTAGCATCAATCATTAAGATACATACGTCACTATGCTCGATAGCACGAACAGAACGCATTACCGAATAGAATTCTAAATCTTCTTTTACTTTAGCTTTACGGCGTATACCAGCTGTATCAACTAAGTTGAACTCAAATCCAAAACGATTGTATTTAGTATCAATTGCATCACGAGTAGTTCCAGCAATATCAGTTACCACAAAGCGATCTTCACCAATTAATGCATTAATAAAAGATGATTTTCCTGCATTTGGACGTCCAACAACACAAAAACGAGGTAATGGGTTTTCTTCTTCAGTAGCTTCAGGTAATTCTGGTAACACTTCAACTAATTTATCTAAAAGTTCACCTGTACCGCTTCCGCTCATACCTGCAATCGTAAAATACTCCCCTAA contains:
- a CDS encoding TPM domain-containing protein codes for the protein MSVTEDFLTSQEEQAIVDAIHTAEKNTSGEIRVHIEAKNEKPPFDRAKEVFFTLNMNATLARNGVLFYVNVSNKSFVILGDEGINTVVEDDFWDCTKDIVLQHFKEKKFKDGLVAGILRAGERLKTYFPFHPDDTNELSNEISKS
- a CDS encoding TPM domain-containing protein, which gives rise to MIQFVLRMVKLIVMLTILLLHYVGFSQYTIPEVPKFQTSVYDYANLLQENEKQQLENKLVKYSDSTTTQIVAITIDDLKGEDISQLATKWAHTWGIGQAKEDNGILILLSKNDRKIHIVNGYGVEDRMTAGITGEIIRNVIVPEFKAGSYYNGLDKGVDAIFDVLKGKYKGERKKDNDDGSAGVFIIILIFIIIIIILSNRNRRGGGGNGGRFSGPDLADIIILSSLGRSSSGGGWSSGGGFGGGSGGFGGGFGGGGFSGGGAGGSW
- a CDS encoding TPM domain-containing protein; protein product: MKYIQVFTVFLLILLNNCNSFSQEKEFPKQIGYVNDFQNIFNEDEKNDLENIISDYEKKSSNEIVIISIDFDGSQEEFKTYTLNLSNHWAVGKQNKDNGLTISISSKEKLIRINTGTQTQNILTDSICNNILQQTIIPEFKKGSYYNGVKKGIENLIKVWKN
- a CDS encoding SDR family oxidoreductase; this encodes MDIRDKIVWITGASSGIGEGLAYELAKKNCRLILSGRNVTELERVKGNCNVTTEILSFDLADFDNTKNNVAKAISLFGKIDVLICNGGVSQRSLIVETSFEVDKKLIEVDYLANVALAKAILPHFIENQSGHFAVVTSLMGKFGSPYRSGYCGAKHALHGFFDVLRMEHQKDGISVTMICPGFIQTNVAKNALTADGSKQITDDEATKNGLSVSAFAQKMVKAIEKQKFEVYIGRKETLGIYFKRFFPTLLHYFVMRSKVR
- a CDS encoding transthyretin-like family protein; the protein is MKNIFKGTLKGQLCDDCLEYIANVEVLLYLPYRKEVFSTAVADAKETFHLVTKEEAKQRENLLIAKTFTDENGNFQFSIDEKYANSAFDIDFICGTVPPKIPKPKRIEPLQFQITTLVMEWRRNEFEEFNFFNWTHEISYKFWCYIRGYYFDAWVICGHLVNCKTNTPIANAKVTAFDADFLTDDNLGTATTDSNGHFRIDYSSIKFKQTFLSPLINVETDPSLPLTFQSGPDVYFKAEIAGTTLINETRANARKNAGYCLCVKLCSEVNVVNPEDPNFPSAWTGIGNTFSASYGTNSYDFDIDGYAGSGKNALFGTIRLTGQAALKSASGNPIEYRFLISDTTTPNGSPAPAIGNFSKIIGVTPNLFVPSVVSKLTRKVYSPINNEIFVTSDQSDFDSQGWFDVNHAIERALINTGLTLADLSSYNIIEEDTLISLNTAALTNAPDVPGSINPGQAIPAANKIPIEKFAIRFEIREVINKPLNQFNIVPGNGKTLNSVIMNNNAVILKLSIAELEANGLCTPINGTLHAKYTVYHPHLSSSSLHLRNNSNTVNRAISDGIVPLSGNTNPAIDERTSNSSQLNNPPNDMTRCTYILKLYARARMHNGDVAMSDSGPIEQIFFYDV
- the der gene encoding ribosome biogenesis GTPase Der — translated: MNNIVAIVGRPNVGKSTFFNRLIQRREAIVDSVSGVTRDRNYGKSEWNGKEFSVIDTGGYIKGSDDIFEGEIRKQVELAIDEADAIIFVVDVEEGITPMDEEVAKLLRKVTKPILLAVNKVDNGKREQDALEFYNLGLGEYFTIAGMSGSGTGELLDKLVEVLPELPEATEEENPLPRFCVVGRPNAGKSSFINALIGEDRFVVTDIAGTTRDAIDTKYNRFGFEFNLVDTAGIRRKAKVKEDLEFYSVMRSVRAIEHSDVCILMIDATRGFEGQDQNIFWLAEKNRKGIVILVNKWDLVEKDTMSTRDYEAKIRKEIEPFTDVPILFVSALTKQRLLKALETAVQVYESRKQRIPTSKFNEHMLAIIEHMPPPALKGKYIKIKYCMQLPTPMPQFVFFANLPQYVKDPYKRFLENKIREKWDFSGVPIDIYIREK